In one Engraulis encrasicolus isolate BLACKSEA-1 unplaced genomic scaffold, IST_EnEncr_1.0 scaffold_164_np1212, whole genome shotgun sequence genomic region, the following are encoded:
- the LOC134442452 gene encoding uncharacterized protein LOC134442452: MLVPVEYNGVSKWVRVPQAEEEYSYSQFLQADWSPSSSCASPGSSSGTDSTVILESTKTERRQLIEGPLDVNVARDIVRAALCSKPSGKEILEEYEKASTLSDVTRRKMVNILVADMVEYHGRVPQVNVRNLYALGITTLFPKLSDPDSKNGYEHFYDHQSGSGYLAWRLKTVQRTSAQDRKKSKTTFQEGPKTPRSIHSDERQLTGEECREAILAMKHSSDAILVRNKMKATFQHRQRVIQDPESASTVLNLFPRFLDTPGLIDQDFSMIFGEEVSGKFLSKWPTFFKPRVIADCCKNLTPSPHVDELLLSAQHKSDDCVWHSEEWDSEMAAILLLLHLLPPTVKGKKSGKMSASEATRRLIKFMKVGSSMETFLKETDPRQPFLLGVGERSSCIQDFYIIVDQKAIPCRMQTPVAAFDELFKAHYAFAVSYDDALSSFFIFIQTTVYGIDVGKVKENPRVKEIRARLLHCEV; this comes from the exons ATGCTGGTTCCTGTAGAATATAATGGAGTCAGCAAATGGGTCAGGGTACCACAGGCCGAGGAGGAATACAGTTACTCCCAGTTTTTGCAAGCAG ActggtcaccatcatcatcatgtgcATCCCCAGGGTCATCATCAGGTACTGACTCAACAGTGATACTGGAATCTACAAAGACTGAGAGAAGACAGCTTATTGAAGGACCCCTGGATGTCAATGTTGCAAGAGAT ATTGTTAGAGCTGCTCTTTGTTCAAAGCCCAGTGGAAAAGAAATATTGGAAGAGTATGAGAAAGCAAGCACCCTCAGTGATGTTACAAGAAGAAAGATGGTCAACATTCTTGTGGCAGATATGGTTGAGTACCATGG GAGGGTACCTCAGGTAAATGTGCGGAACCTCTATGCACTTGGGATTACTACACTGTTCCCAAAATTGAGTGACCCAGATTCCAAGAATGGCTAT GAACATTTTTATGATCATCAGAGTGGTTCGGGTTATCTAGCGTGGAGGCTGAAAACTGTTCAGCGGACCTCTGCTCAAGACCGCAAAAAATCCAAGACAACTTTCCAAGAGGGCCCAAAGACTCCACGCAGTATCCATTCAGATGAGAGGCAGTTGACCGGGGAGGAATGTAGGGAAGCCATATTGGCGATGAAACACTCAAGTGATGCAATCCTTGTCAGAAATAAGATGAAGGCCACATTCCAGCACAGACAAAGAGTCATTCAAGACCCAGAAAGTGCCTCTACTGTCCTTAATCTCTTTCCCAGATTCTTAGATACACCTGGTTTG ATTGACCAAGATTTCTCAATGATCTTTGGTGAGGAGGTGTCTGGTAAATTCCTCTCCAAGTGGCCAACCTTTTTCAAACCGAGAGTCATCGCAGATTGCTGCAAGAACCTAACTCCGAGTCCGCATGTTGATGAGCTGCTTCTGTCTGCACAACATAAGTCTGACGATTGTG TCTGGCATTCTGAGGAGTGGGATTCTGAGATGGCTGCCATCCTGCTTCTGCTTCACCTCCTGCCTCCAACAGTTAAAGGGAAGAAGAGTGGCAAGATGAGTGCGTCGGAGGCTACTCGACGCCTGATTAAGTTCATGAAG gtggGATCAAGCATGGAGACCTTCCTTAAAGAAACTGACCCCAGACAGCCTTTTCTGCTCGGTGTTGGAGAAAGAAGCAGCTGCATCCAGGACTTCTACATCATCGTGGACCAGAAGGCCATTCCCTGCAGGATGCAGACCCCAGTTGCTGCCTTTGATGAGCTTTTCAAGGCACACTATGCTTTTGCTGTGTCGTATGATGATGCCCTGTCcagcttcttcatcttcatccaaaCCACTGTGTATGGCATTGACGTCGGCAAAGTGAAAGAAAATCCCAGGGTAAAAGAAATCCGAGCAAGACTTCTTCACTGTGAGGTTTGA